Proteins co-encoded in one Metabacillus sp. KUDC1714 genomic window:
- a CDS encoding HAD family hydrolase produces the protein MDGTILNHHNKVSIHTKEIIDAIRNKGINVFIATGRSFDEIAGVVPEGFQVDGFVTSNGMAGYLGKEVVFEHSLSLELVEHVIEKARKNKVYYELFPYGASRMTLKQDQQYVEDEIREPKPESVGINEWLSRKEAIKEEIAWTDTIEGNRFSKFYFFARTKEHINSWKNELEQLKREIDFSTSISSEHNVELMVANVNKATGIKQLLKHLDLSEDGVMAIGDSDNDIPMLQFVPHAVAMKNAPDHIKEIVDEVTDFTCDEDGVYHYLKSKFNL, from the coding sequence ATGGATGGAACAATATTAAATCATCATAATAAGGTAAGTATACATACAAAAGAAATCATTGATGCCATACGGAATAAAGGAATAAATGTTTTTATTGCGACAGGAAGATCATTTGATGAAATAGCAGGAGTAGTTCCTGAAGGCTTTCAAGTGGATGGATTCGTTACTTCGAATGGTATGGCGGGATACTTGGGGAAGGAAGTCGTTTTTGAACATTCTCTATCACTTGAATTGGTAGAACACGTTATTGAAAAAGCGAGAAAAAACAAGGTATACTATGAGCTTTTCCCATATGGAGCATCCCGAATGACGTTAAAACAAGATCAACAATATGTTGAGGATGAAATAAGAGAACCAAAGCCAGAGAGTGTGGGTATTAATGAGTGGCTTTCACGTAAAGAAGCGATTAAAGAAGAGATTGCTTGGACAGATACCATAGAGGGAAATCGATTTTCTAAGTTTTATTTCTTTGCGAGAACAAAAGAACATATAAATAGTTGGAAAAATGAGCTTGAACAATTAAAACGAGAAATCGATTTTTCTACATCTATATCTTCAGAACACAATGTAGAATTGATGGTTGCAAACGTAAACAAGGCAACAGGAATTAAACAGTTGTTAAAACATTTGGATTTGTCTGAGGATGGAGTTATGGCGATTGGTGATAGTGACAATGATATCCCGATGCTACAATTTGTTCCTCATGCCGTTGCAATGAAAAATGCACCAGATCATATCAAAGAAATAGTTGATGAAGTAACAGATTTTACATGTGATGAAGATGGGGTATATCATTATTTAAAATCGAAATTTAACCTATAA
- a CDS encoding MFS transporter: MDKQNSKFRWIVFATVLFTYFIIVSQRTAPGLISDQLMKDFNVTASTIGLLASIQFFAYAGLQVPIGILSDRFGPNLFLIVGTLLTGVGTLLYSLAPNESILFLARLIVGTGDATIWVNVVLILSQWFKGNEFIKLLGMAGMTGSLGFLMATVPFSIWIALSGWRASFFTMGIILCLCGILLYFVLVKYPKRMVKNNAITSSSSVKSEHKREKTLVILNRIFSNQQAWAAFLCHFGAVGTYVGFIGSWAVPYGMDIFDMTRSGASQFIMIGLIGALIGAPLTSWISSRMQSIKIPYITVHLLIFLSWSAFLLFSGKPPLIILMVLFLLIGYGNGASALTFAIVRQSFDVKEVGVASGFANMGGFLSAVLLPSFFGKVLDHFQLAESNVGYLYGFMIPVIFSMIGLFGGFLIKEQHQEITQTKELSV, from the coding sequence ATGGACAAACAAAATAGCAAATTCAGGTGGATCGTTTTTGCCACTGTATTGTTTACTTATTTTATTATTGTAAGTCAAAGAACTGCACCAGGATTAATTTCAGATCAATTGATGAAAGATTTCAATGTAACTGCGTCAACCATTGGTTTGCTTGCAAGTATACAATTTTTTGCATATGCTGGTTTGCAAGTTCCGATCGGAATATTATCTGATCGTTTTGGGCCTAATCTCTTTCTAATTGTAGGGACACTTCTAACTGGTGTAGGGACGTTACTTTATAGTCTAGCACCTAATGAATCTATTTTATTTCTTGCTAGATTAATAGTAGGAACAGGAGATGCGACAATTTGGGTGAATGTCGTTTTAATTTTAAGCCAGTGGTTTAAAGGAAATGAATTTATTAAATTGCTTGGTATGGCAGGAATGACTGGGAGCCTTGGGTTCTTGATGGCAACTGTACCTTTTTCAATTTGGATTGCCTTATCAGGGTGGAGAGCGTCATTTTTTACAATGGGAATCATTTTATGTCTTTGTGGAATTCTACTCTATTTCGTCCTCGTTAAATATCCAAAACGAATGGTCAAAAACAATGCTATAACGAGTTCATCTTCAGTTAAATCTGAGCATAAACGTGAGAAAACGCTTGTTATATTGAATCGCATTTTTTCGAATCAGCAAGCGTGGGCAGCATTTCTCTGTCACTTTGGTGCTGTAGGAACATATGTAGGATTCATCGGTTCGTGGGCAGTGCCATATGGCATGGATATATTTGATATGACACGTTCCGGTGCAAGTCAATTTATTATGATTGGCCTAATTGGTGCATTAATTGGTGCTCCTTTAACTAGTTGGATTTCTAGTCGCATGCAATCAATTAAAATACCTTATATTACTGTGCATTTGCTTATTTTTCTAAGCTGGTCTGCTTTTCTTTTATTTAGCGGAAAGCCGCCTCTCATTATCCTTATGGTGCTCTTTTTATTGATCGGATATGGAAATGGCGCAAGCGCCTTAACATTTGCTATTGTTCGCCAGTCGTTTGATGTAAAAGAGGTCGGTGTTGCCTCGGGATTTGCGAATATGGGAGGATTTTTAAGTGCCGTCCTATTACCAAGCTTTTTTGGAAAAGTATTGGATCATTTTCAACTTGCAGAAAGTAATGTTGGTTATCTTTATGGCTTTATGATCCCAGTTATCTTTTCAATGATTGGTTTATTTGGTGGATTTCTTATTAAGGAACAGCATCAGGAAATAACACAAACAAAGGAATTAAGCGTTTAG
- a CDS encoding LLM class flavin-dependent oxidoreductase — protein sequence MTNIQIPVSVLNLAPIREGQGAKAAIEAVVDLAQATEKMGYTRYWIAEHHNTPTLVSSATSILIKHTLEHTDHIRVGSGGIMLPNHSPLVVAEQFGTMAAIYPDRLDLGLGRAPGTDMKTAGALRRSQNDSVYTFPDDVNALLTFFGPEEHQGFVKAYPGVDSNIPIYILGSSTDSAYLAAKLGLPYVFASHFAPRYMEEAILIYRNRFQPSEYLDSPYMMVCLNVIAAETDEEAKFESTTMQQFFLNVVRGSQTPLRPPVESMDHIWSQPEKEMATSMSSVTLMGGKDSIREQLSRFQEKYIVDEIMAVSYIYDPDKQKRSYEILKEVVDGK from the coding sequence ATGACAAATATACAAATACCCGTATCAGTCTTAAATCTTGCACCTATTCGCGAAGGGCAGGGAGCTAAAGCTGCAATTGAAGCGGTGGTCGATTTAGCTCAGGCGACTGAGAAAATGGGCTATACACGATATTGGATTGCTGAGCATCATAATACACCTACACTCGTGAGTTCGGCTACTTCGATTTTAATTAAACATACATTAGAACATACAGATCACATACGTGTTGGATCAGGTGGGATCATGCTGCCGAACCATTCACCTTTAGTTGTAGCCGAACAATTTGGAACGATGGCAGCAATCTATCCAGATCGATTGGACTTGGGTCTTGGTCGAGCACCTGGAACAGATATGAAGACTGCAGGTGCACTTAGAAGATCACAAAATGATTCTGTCTATACCTTTCCTGATGATGTGAATGCCTTGCTAACGTTTTTTGGTCCTGAGGAACATCAAGGTTTTGTAAAAGCTTATCCTGGTGTTGATTCGAATATACCAATTTATATCCTTGGTTCTTCAACAGATTCAGCATATTTAGCGGCGAAATTAGGCTTGCCATATGTATTTGCTTCTCACTTTGCACCAAGATATATGGAAGAAGCAATCTTAATTTACCGTAATCGATTCCAGCCCTCCGAATATCTGGATTCTCCATATATGATGGTATGTTTAAATGTAATTGCAGCAGAAACGGATGAAGAGGCTAAGTTTGAATCAACAACGATGCAACAATTTTTCTTAAATGTTGTACGTGGTTCTCAAACTCCATTACGTCCCCCAGTTGAAAGTATGGATCACATTTGGAGTCAGCCCGAAAAAGAAATGGCAACATCAATGTCAAGCGTGACATTAATGGGTGGAAAAGATTCGATCCGTGAACAACTGTCACGTTTTCAAGAAAAATATATTGTCGACGAAATCATGGCTGTTTCGTATATCTATGATCCAGACAAACAAAAACGCTCTTATGAAATATTAAAAGAAGTCGTTGATGGTAAATAA
- the rpiA gene encoding ribose-5-phosphate isomerase RpiA — translation MSEQLDYTKLIEQSDYQKKMAAEKSVELIEDGMIIGLGSGSTVYWMLKRLGERVKEGLVVKGIPSSKRTAGWADEFGIPLTGFHEAMQLDLAIDGADEIDGDLNLIKGGGGSLVREKIVNAAANRLIIIADKSKMVSHLGESALPVEVLPFGWEITAKHISQLGCVTTLRKKKKEVFISDNGNYILDCQFDHIADPKSLHESLKLLVGVVETGLFIGMTEQVIIGENETIKIIYS, via the coding sequence ATGTCAGAACAGCTTGATTATACGAAATTAATTGAACAAAGCGATTATCAGAAAAAAATGGCAGCTGAAAAATCAGTTGAATTAATTGAAGATGGAATGATTATTGGGTTAGGTTCTGGTTCAACTGTTTACTGGATGCTTAAAAGATTAGGTGAACGGGTGAAAGAAGGGTTGGTAGTAAAAGGAATACCCTCCTCTAAAAGAACAGCAGGATGGGCAGATGAATTTGGAATACCTTTAACAGGTTTTCATGAAGCAATGCAGCTTGATTTAGCTATTGATGGTGCTGATGAGATAGATGGGGATTTGAATCTCATCAAAGGTGGCGGAGGATCACTAGTTAGAGAAAAAATAGTCAATGCTGCGGCCAATCGATTAATCATCATTGCTGACAAATCAAAAATGGTTTCTCATTTAGGAGAATCAGCTTTACCTGTTGAAGTACTCCCTTTTGGATGGGAGATAACTGCTAAGCATATTTCTCAACTTGGCTGTGTAACCACATTAAGAAAAAAGAAAAAGGAAGTATTCATATCAGATAATGGAAACTATATACTGGATTGTCAATTTGATCATATAGCAGATCCTAAAAGTCTTCATGAATCGTTAAAGCTACTAGTTGGAGTAGTTGAAACAGGATTATTTATTGGAATGACTGAACAAGTGATTATCGGTGAAAACGAAACTATCAAAATCATTTATTCATAA
- a CDS encoding C-terminal binding protein translates to MSKYKVLVTDYTYNTLEPEREILEKVGATLITAQCSTEDEVIEAAQGVDGIMNQYAPISRKVIDTLPNCRVISRYGVGFDTIDLNAATERGIMVCNVTDYCIDEVSNHAFALLIAGARKIVKHNKEVKSGNWDYKLGGPVFRLNGRTLGLIGLGNIPKALAKKAQAFGLKVIAYDPYVHVETAEAINVDLVDLETLCQESDYLSVHAPLNNNTIGMVSDAEFNLMKTEAFIINTSRGLVIDESALIKALQAGKIAGAGLDVLETEPLSSNNPLIKMDNVILSPHSAYYSIESELELKRKTAQNIADALIGKIPKYLVNKGVCKNNQSTF, encoded by the coding sequence ATGAGTAAATACAAAGTATTGGTTACTGACTATACATACAATACTCTGGAGCCAGAGAGAGAAATTTTAGAAAAGGTAGGTGCGACACTGATAACAGCTCAATGTTCCACCGAAGATGAAGTGATAGAGGCTGCTCAAGGAGTAGATGGAATCATGAATCAGTATGCACCAATTTCACGTAAAGTGATAGATACCTTGCCGAACTGCAGAGTGATTTCAAGATATGGTGTTGGTTTTGATACAATTGATCTAAATGCTGCGACTGAAAGAGGAATAATGGTATGTAATGTGACAGATTATTGTATTGACGAGGTATCAAATCATGCCTTCGCCTTACTCATTGCTGGAGCGAGAAAGATTGTTAAGCATAATAAAGAGGTTAAAAGTGGGAATTGGGATTATAAACTAGGCGGACCTGTTTTTCGATTAAATGGTCGTACTTTAGGGTTGATTGGTTTAGGGAATATCCCAAAAGCACTAGCTAAAAAAGCACAGGCATTTGGTCTAAAGGTAATCGCCTATGATCCATATGTTCATGTTGAAACTGCAGAAGCCATAAATGTTGACCTTGTAGATCTTGAAACGCTTTGCCAAGAGTCCGATTATCTTTCAGTTCATGCTCCGTTGAACAATAACACAATAGGAATGGTAAGTGATGCAGAGTTCAATTTAATGAAAACGGAAGCATTTATTATTAACACCTCTCGTGGACTTGTCATTGATGAATCAGCATTAATAAAAGCCTTACAAGCTGGGAAAATTGCTGGAGCAGGGCTTGATGTTTTAGAAACAGAACCGCTCTCTAGCAATAACCCACTAATAAAAATGGACAATGTAATCCTAAGTCCACATTCAGCTTATTATTCAATAGAATCAGAATTGGAATTGAAACGAAAAACAGCTCAAAATATAGCAGATGCTCTAATCGGAAAAATCCCAAAATACCTTGTAAATAAAGGTGTATGTAAAAATAATCAATCAACATTCTAA
- a CDS encoding Gfo/Idh/MocA family protein, protein MTKKIKVGLIGLGEVAQIIHLPILESLSDRYEITALCDISNQLLQVMGEKYGVTNLYTDAKQLTRQADLDVVFVLNSDEYHTECVISAIENKKHVLVEKPMCLTKSDADDIINARDKYGVQVMVGYMRRFAPAFTEAVEEVKKLKKINYARVRDIIGQNSLFIEQSSNVYRFNDIPQEAMTDKTDRAKRMVYEAIGQDAPKELVSAYRLLCGLSSHDLSAMREIIGIPNRVVSASQWNGGRFISAVFEFDNFFATFETGVDKLIRFDAHIEVFGENKQLKVQYNTPYIRHLPTTLQVGETLNGNYQEKINRPTFKDPYTIELENFYEVVTKGIVPKTTPEDFKEDLNLFSQIIDALKQNNVNTFIHR, encoded by the coding sequence ATGACTAAAAAAATAAAGGTTGGTTTAATAGGTTTAGGTGAAGTAGCTCAAATTATACATTTACCAATATTAGAATCTTTGTCTGATCGATATGAGATCACTGCTTTATGTGATATTTCAAATCAATTATTACAGGTGATGGGTGAAAAATACGGGGTAACAAATTTATACACTGATGCGAAACAATTGACAAGGCAAGCAGATTTAGATGTGGTGTTTGTGTTAAATAGTGATGAATACCATACAGAATGTGTGATTTCTGCAATTGAAAATAAAAAACATGTATTAGTTGAAAAACCAATGTGTCTCACAAAATCAGATGCAGACGATATCATTAATGCTCGGGACAAATATGGGGTCCAAGTCATGGTTGGATATATGAGACGTTTTGCTCCAGCTTTTACAGAAGCTGTAGAAGAAGTAAAAAAGTTAAAGAAAATTAATTATGCAAGAGTTCGGGATATTATTGGTCAAAACAGTTTGTTCATTGAACAAAGTAGTAATGTCTACCGTTTTAATGATATTCCACAAGAAGCGATGACTGATAAGACAGATCGAGCAAAAAGAATGGTGTATGAGGCAATTGGTCAGGACGCTCCTAAGGAATTAGTGTCAGCCTATCGTTTACTTTGTGGATTAAGCAGTCATGATCTTTCAGCGATGAGAGAAATCATTGGTATTCCAAATAGGGTTGTATCTGCCTCTCAATGGAATGGAGGGCGTTTTATCAGCGCAGTTTTCGAATTTGATAACTTTTTTGCGACTTTTGAAACAGGGGTAGATAAATTGATTCGATTTGATGCTCATATTGAGGTTTTTGGGGAGAATAAACAATTAAAAGTTCAGTACAATACCCCATATATTCGTCACTTACCGACTACTTTACAAGTAGGTGAGACACTGAATGGAAATTATCAAGAAAAGATTAATCGTCCAACCTTTAAAGATCCATATACTATTGAATTAGAAAACTTTTATGAGGTTGTAACGAAAGGAATCGTTCCTAAAACAACTCCTGAAGATTTTAAAGAAGATTTAAATCTCTTTAGTCAGATTATTGATGCCTTGAAACAAAATAACGTGAATACCTTTATTCATAGATGA
- a CDS encoding carbohydrate ABC transporter permease codes for MDKNIRRKKTILFISLTLVSLLVNLPIITMIINSLKSNSEILTSSSFFPQQITFENYQHLHTKTMFWTQMGNSFIVTFFGTLLSILIAAFAGYAISRFRSKFLTGFSRLLLLLQMFPIILALIPLFIMFRNLGLINTHFTVILLYTTLHLPFSIWMYKGYFDAIPTELEDAASIDGCTGLQTFFRIILPISGPGIAAVAIFSFLFSWNEYLIANVFLRDEQLMTIPVGIQLFMQQYGTDWGSLTAAATLTMLPVFIFFLFVQKYFIAGSAAGAVKG; via the coding sequence ATGGATAAGAACATAAGACGAAAAAAGACGATACTGTTTATATCTCTTACTCTTGTTTCCTTATTAGTAAATTTACCGATTATCACAATGATCATTAATTCCTTAAAAAGTAATTCAGAGATCCTAACGTCAAGCTCTTTCTTTCCACAGCAGATTACGTTTGAAAACTATCAGCATTTACACACAAAAACAATGTTTTGGACACAAATGGGAAATAGTTTTATCGTTACTTTTTTTGGTACATTGCTTAGTATTTTAATAGCTGCCTTTGCGGGTTATGCGATATCACGATTTAGATCCAAATTTCTAACAGGGTTTTCTAGACTTTTATTATTGTTACAAATGTTCCCAATCATCCTAGCCTTAATTCCTCTATTCATCATGTTCCGTAACCTTGGTTTAATCAACACACACTTCACAGTTATTTTATTGTACACAACGCTTCATTTACCATTTTCAATATGGATGTATAAAGGCTATTTCGATGCGATCCCAACAGAATTAGAAGATGCTGCTAGTATAGATGGTTGTACTGGTTTACAAACATTTTTTAGAATCATACTTCCTATATCAGGGCCAGGAATTGCTGCAGTCGCAATCTTTTCCTTTTTGTTTTCGTGGAATGAATACTTAATAGCTAATGTCTTTTTACGTGATGAACAATTAATGACAATACCAGTTGGAATCCAACTGTTTATGCAACAATATGGGACAGATTGGGGAAGTTTAACTGCAGCTGCAACGCTAACAATGCTGCCTGTTTTTATATTCTTCCTATTCGTACAAAAATACTTTATTGCTGGTAGTGCAGCAGGAGCAGTAAAAGGGTAA
- a CDS encoding carbohydrate ABC transporter permease codes for MGIPQSKMEETSTSKKFTTSSQKRRRKINWLPYQFLLPTILLLMLINFYPFLTGLFYSIREGSLIQLEDFVGLDNYIKLLQMPEFWNALQFSFLFGFFGVAGSYLIGLVLAVLLNKDVWGKGFFRVALLVPWIIPSVVSIVGWRWMIGDQHGLVNQLVGFLGMDPINFLGTENGAIFSVILIKIWRSFPFMMVTILASLQTINTDLYEAAKIDGANRWQSFRFITMPSIKMISIICCILMTIWCFNDFDTIWLLTQGGPVNATENLIILAYKYTFTKSDVGIGSAVSIFSLLILMILAVIMLKFQEKD; via the coding sequence TTGGGTATACCTCAAAGTAAAATGGAAGAGACAAGTACTAGCAAGAAATTTACCACTTCAAGCCAAAAGCGAAGACGAAAAATCAATTGGTTGCCTTATCAATTTTTACTTCCTACGATTCTATTACTTATGCTGATCAACTTTTACCCTTTTTTAACAGGATTATTCTATAGCATAAGGGAAGGCTCTTTGATTCAACTGGAAGACTTTGTAGGTCTTGATAATTATATAAAATTACTTCAAATGCCTGAATTTTGGAATGCCTTGCAATTTAGTTTTCTCTTTGGATTCTTTGGGGTAGCAGGAAGTTACCTGATTGGACTGGTATTAGCAGTCTTATTAAATAAAGATGTTTGGGGAAAAGGATTTTTCCGAGTTGCCTTATTGGTCCCTTGGATTATTCCTTCTGTTGTTTCGATTGTAGGTTGGCGTTGGATGATTGGAGATCAACACGGATTAGTGAACCAATTAGTTGGATTTCTAGGCATGGACCCGATCAATTTTTTAGGAACAGAAAATGGGGCAATCTTTTCTGTTATTTTAATTAAGATTTGGAGAAGCTTTCCTTTTATGATGGTGACAATACTTGCTTCACTACAAACGATTAACACAGATTTATATGAAGCAGCAAAAATAGATGGGGCAAATAGATGGCAAAGTTTTAGGTTTATTACGATGCCATCAATAAAAATGATTTCAATTATTTGTTGTATTCTTATGACTATTTGGTGTTTTAATGACTTTGATACGATCTGGCTATTAACACAGGGTGGCCCAGTTAATGCAACTGAGAACTTAATCATCTTAGCCTATAAGTATACATTTACAAAAAGTGATGTAGGTATTGGCTCTGCTGTGTCCATTTTTAGCTTATTAATCTTGATGATCCTAGCAGTGATTATGTTGAAATTCCAAGAAAAGGATTAG
- a CDS encoding ABC transporter substrate-binding protein: protein MGVRKSYLFLIFLLLTALTIVGCSSNKATDGTTTEGNDDTSKGDNTKVVTLDFWDMVWGPPEYIETAKKQVEKFNQEHPNIQVKYQSTPWSNWYQTFSTAIASGTAPDISTGAGYQAFQFYDQGAILPIDDVIEEWKAEGKLEDFFPGTVETMKYNDHYVALPWGLDLRVYYYRKDFFEEAGIEVPKNFDELRAAAKALTTDNGRYGMITPSDTGGTHYLFQLMLNNGGGIFTEDRKVDFMNERNVEALKLYSDMVKDGSVNPAGAGMVGDDAIKSFGQGDAAIILEGPGFKNRFPEMDEQIGVMPPLEGFQGDKGTVMWVNNLMIYKESKHPEEAKIFLKWWSENSLPLWKDGNLEQLSARISFSEDPFFQDNPVTKIVYDEYVPIGKTTGSNSTGAFPELNEIEGEGLMQNLTQRLIMGDDPKESMGIADQKIKEIMK from the coding sequence ATGGGAGTTAGAAAAAGTTATTTATTTCTAATATTTCTTTTACTTACTGCTTTAACCATTGTGGGATGTTCAAGTAATAAAGCAACTGATGGTACCACGACTGAAGGAAATGATGATACATCTAAAGGTGATAACACAAAGGTTGTAACCCTTGATTTTTGGGATATGGTCTGGGGGCCACCTGAGTATATAGAAACTGCAAAGAAGCAAGTGGAAAAGTTTAATCAAGAACACCCAAATATACAAGTGAAATATCAATCAACTCCTTGGAGCAACTGGTATCAAACATTTAGTACAGCCATTGCATCAGGAACTGCTCCTGATATTAGCACTGGAGCTGGTTATCAAGCATTTCAATTTTATGACCAAGGCGCCATTTTACCAATTGACGATGTAATCGAGGAATGGAAAGCGGAAGGGAAACTAGAAGACTTCTTCCCTGGAACAGTAGAAACGATGAAATATAATGATCATTACGTAGCGCTTCCATGGGGATTAGATTTACGAGTTTACTACTATCGCAAGGACTTCTTTGAAGAAGCAGGTATTGAAGTTCCAAAAAACTTTGATGAATTGAGAGCAGCAGCAAAAGCATTAACAACAGATAACGGAAGATATGGAATGATTACACCAAGTGATACTGGTGGTACACACTACCTTTTCCAATTAATGCTTAATAATGGCGGCGGGATATTTACAGAAGATAGAAAAGTAGACTTTATGAATGAACGAAATGTTGAGGCATTAAAGCTCTACAGTGATATGGTTAAAGATGGTTCTGTAAATCCAGCAGGTGCTGGAATGGTTGGTGATGACGCAATTAAATCATTTGGTCAAGGAGATGCAGCGATCATTCTTGAAGGTCCTGGCTTTAAAAATAGATTTCCAGAAATGGATGAGCAAATTGGGGTAATGCCACCATTAGAGGGTTTTCAAGGTGATAAAGGTACAGTCATGTGGGTAAATAACTTGATGATCTATAAGGAATCGAAACATCCTGAAGAGGCAAAAATATTCTTGAAATGGTGGTCAGAAAATAGCTTACCACTATGGAAAGATGGAAACTTAGAACAATTATCAGCGCGTATATCCTTCTCTGAGGATCCATTCTTTCAAGATAATCCAGTTACTAAAATTGTTTATGATGAGTATGTTCCGATAGGAAAAACAACTGGGTCAAATTCTACTGGTGCCTTCCCAGAGTTAAATGAAATTGAAGGTGAGGGGCTAATGCAAAACCTAACACAGCGGCTAATAATGGGTGATGATCCAAAAGAATCGATGGGGATTGCCGATCAAAAAATAAAAGAAATAATGAAGTAA
- a CDS encoding LacI family DNA-binding transcriptional regulator — translation MRITIKDVAREANVSIATVSRVINRKDKVKEETRLKIMKAIEKLNFIPDYHARTMVQKKTKMIGFMPPELANGYWSELSDVIQDALWKKGYALLVASHNMDEEKINSILDLFQERNVDGIILGPLTSRKNIYLEKSIENLRNRRVALVTLQGNNIPGITSVDVDHLGGAMSAVQYLINSGHEKIAYIGAVSASREREFGYRNALTFNHIPINEEIVILTDYIENFTEFGYEAAGKLVSRKKFTAIFCGNDLIAFGVIKALKEMGVLIPEDVSIVGFDDISSSKIISPMLTTIKQPIKEIGSTVVDVLLDQMSAETGSITKKIVLPTELIIRET, via the coding sequence ATGAGAATAACGATAAAGGATGTAGCCCGTGAAGCTAATGTTTCCATTGCAACTGTGTCTCGTGTAATTAATCGTAAGGATAAAGTGAAGGAAGAGACTAGATTGAAAATTATGAAGGCTATTGAAAAACTCAATTTTATTCCTGATTATCATGCGAGAACAATGGTTCAGAAAAAAACAAAAATGATCGGTTTTATGCCACCTGAATTGGCTAATGGGTATTGGTCTGAATTATCGGATGTTATTCAAGATGCCCTTTGGAAAAAGGGATATGCTTTACTTGTTGCTTCTCACAACATGGATGAGGAAAAAATCAATTCGATCTTAGATCTTTTTCAAGAAAGAAATGTAGATGGGATTATCTTAGGACCTTTAACCTCAAGAAAGAATATTTACTTGGAAAAATCAATTGAAAACCTGCGTAACAGAAGGGTCGCGTTGGTTACATTACAAGGAAATAATATTCCAGGAATTACTTCTGTAGATGTTGATCATCTAGGTGGTGCAATGAGTGCAGTGCAATATTTAATTAATTCTGGACATGAAAAAATTGCCTATATTGGTGCTGTTAGTGCATCTAGAGAAAGAGAATTTGGGTATAGAAATGCGTTAACTTTTAATCATATTCCTATTAATGAAGAGATTGTTATTTTAACAGATTATATTGAAAACTTTACTGAATTTGGATATGAAGCAGCCGGTAAATTAGTTTCTAGAAAGAAGTTTACTGCAATTTTCTGTGGAAACGATTTAATCGCATTTGGAGTCATAAAAGCGCTAAAGGAAATGGGAGTTTTAATTCCTGAGGATGTTTCGATTGTTGGCTTTGACGATATTAGCTCTTCCAAGATCATTAGCCCGATGTTAACAACTATTAAGCAGCCAATCAAGGAGATCGGCAGTACAGTAGTGGATGTGTTATTGGATCAAATGAGTGCAGAAACAGGCAGTATAACAAAAAAAATTGTCCTTCCAACAGAGCTAATTATTAGAGAAACATAG